A genomic window from Gymnodinialimonas ceratoperidinii includes:
- the mgtE gene encoding magnesium transporter has product MAVDAEDTVEDARDTYALDKSLRARLREALDAGDVAAIDALMEPLHPADIADLLEQVTSAEREDWLTHWSKGIDGEVLSELEEGLREEVLALLPDDQIAVAVRELDSDDVVDLLEDAGDDQAEVILDALEPADRAAVEAALSYPEDTAGRLMQREIVAVPEHWSVGEAIDYIRSQAGNLPEEFYHVILTDPRMKPTGYVMLGRLLATVRGVKLHDITEDSFRPIPASQPEEEVAYAFNQYHLITAPVVDDDGRLVGVITIDDAMIVLDMEAEEDILRLAGVNEESSLSDGVIETTRQRFPWLFVNLVTSIIASLVIAQFETALATIVALAVLMPIVASMGGNAGTQSLTVAVRAIATKDLTASNLMRVITREAGVGLINGAIFAVVMGIVGVVWFGTPLLGVVIGAAMVINLLVAGLAGILVPVVLDRLRIDPALASGAFVTTVTDIVGFFSFLGLAALVLL; this is encoded by the coding sequence ATGGCCGTAGACGCAGAAGACACCGTCGAAGACGCGCGCGACACCTACGCGTTGGACAAATCCCTGCGCGCCCGCCTGCGAGAGGCGCTGGACGCCGGTGACGTGGCCGCCATCGATGCGCTGATGGAGCCGCTTCACCCGGCCGACATCGCCGACTTGCTGGAGCAGGTCACGAGCGCCGAGCGGGAGGACTGGCTTACCCATTGGTCCAAGGGAATCGACGGTGAGGTTCTGTCGGAGCTGGAGGAAGGCCTTCGCGAAGAGGTTCTGGCCCTGCTGCCCGACGACCAGATCGCCGTGGCGGTGCGCGAGCTGGATTCCGATGATGTTGTCGACCTGCTGGAAGATGCGGGTGACGATCAGGCGGAGGTCATCCTCGACGCGCTGGAGCCTGCGGATCGGGCCGCGGTCGAGGCGGCGCTCAGCTATCCGGAGGACACGGCCGGCCGCCTGATGCAGCGCGAGATCGTCGCGGTGCCGGAGCATTGGTCGGTGGGCGAGGCCATCGATTACATCCGCAGCCAGGCCGGCAATTTGCCGGAGGAATTCTATCACGTCATTCTGACCGATCCGCGCATGAAACCAACGGGTTACGTCATGCTCGGGCGGCTTCTGGCCACGGTTCGTGGCGTCAAGCTGCACGATATCACCGAGGACAGCTTCCGCCCGATTCCGGCGAGCCAGCCGGAGGAAGAGGTCGCCTATGCCTTCAACCAGTATCACCTGATCACCGCGCCGGTGGTGGACGATGACGGGCGGCTTGTCGGCGTCATTACCATCGACGACGCGATGATCGTTCTGGATATGGAGGCGGAAGAGGACATCCTGCGTCTCGCCGGCGTGAACGAGGAATCGAGCCTCTCGGACGGCGTGATCGAGACCACGCGTCAGCGTTTTCCCTGGCTCTTCGTGAACCTCGTGACCTCGATCATCGCGTCACTGGTGATCGCGCAATTCGAGACGGCGCTGGCGACGATCGTGGCGCTTGCCGTGTTGATGCCGATCGTGGCGTCGATGGGGGGCAACGCGGGGACGCAATCGCTGACGGTGGCGGTCCGTGCCATCGCGACGAAGGACTTGACGGCCTCCAACCTGATGCGGGTCATCACCCGGGAAGCCGGGGTCGGACTGATCAATGGCGCGATCTTCGCCGTCGTGATGGGCATCGTCGGCGTCGTCTGGTTCGGCACGCCGCTTCTCGGCGTCGTCATCGGCGCTGCGATGGTGATCAACCTGTTGGTGGCGGGGCTGGCGGGCATCTTGGTGCCCGTGGTGTTGGACCGATTGCGGATCGATCCGGCCCTGGCATCGGGCGCATTCGTGACGACGGTCACGGATATTGTCGGATTTTTCTCGTTCCTCGGGCTTGCGGCGCTGGTCTTGCTTTAG